TCCAGGGGCTGAAACAAGAGTCCCCCGTCCACAGCAGGTGGTACTGTACCCTGCTACACAGTGTTTGGAGTATGGCTGACAGCTGTGGCCTATTTCATGGGGCTttcgctcagcctgctgccggtctggggttctgtccatcagcccctgccagccggggtcccagccgccagctCGCTCagtctgctgctggcccaggttCCGTTCATCCAGGCcatcagcgggctgagcggggctggcggccggaacCCCAGCTGGAAGCCGAGTGCCGCcaaaaatcagctcgcgtgccgcctttggcacacgtgccacaggttgccgacccctgccctaCATTCATCTTGATGGCATGTCTCTGGATGTAATGAGATAACTTTTGAGCACCACATCTGATCACCTCCAAAATtccagggaatgttctaggcatcaataGGCAGAGCTAGGGATGTAACATTTCCAGAAATTTTGAAGGCAGGGGAAAAAATACCCTTTTCCCCTATGAAAATGGAAATTctggaaaaaattgaaatatctgTAGTAGGTACTTGCTTATCAAAGCTAAACTTTATTTACTCCTTTAATAATCAGAAATGTATTCTGTATAATTTAGCTAGCACATAGAAAGTACTGTTTGGAATACTAATGAGATAGTTATGTACAGATTCTTTAGTGTTAATCCGAATACTAAGGACGAATATAGCTAGTATTAGGTCTGGAGCTGCAGTTTCACATTAAGGTATTTAAGTGCTTCTTTGTAACCTCTTGGCGCATaggaaacaaatataaaatgttgAAAATAGAAAGCACCACTATTGTTATAAACTAAAAGGAAGGTTATATCCTTTGGGCTCAGAATTAGTATGTGAATAGACCTGACCTGACATTGTCATGCTGATATAATTTTGCataattattagttattattacaAAGCATTTTGAAGGGCGGATGGGCAGCAGTTTATTTTAAACATCCCTCTAAAACTTTTTCACTGTTCGTtctgagagaaaatatttcatagaaccgtttcttttcaattttccctcaaaTTTCCGATTTCTCCGTACTGggcctcaggaaaaaaaaagtttttcccacAAGTTCCAAGCCATTTGACCTTAACGTTGCTCCTTACTCTCAATGCTGAGACTTACCTAACAGTTCTGGGGTGGACGCTGAGCCAGCTGAGGGAGTCAGAGgtagaggagagaaaaggagacGTCTTCATTCCTTCCAAGCATGTTGCCTCACCAAACCTGCTTTATGGTtagggggagaaagagaagtAGAGAAGCTACCAGCCATACACCTGTCCCTTTCCATCCAGGGGCATTGATGGAATTAAGTCTCCTTCACTGAAGGCTGAGGGTAGTGAAAATGAGGGACACAGAGCCATGGCATGAAGGGAAGAGGAGAATGTGGGGGGCAAATACAGCCCCTCGCATGAAGGGGGAGTTTGCAAGGAGTCCCTAAAATAGAGAGAGATGGGAGGGTGCATATGCAGTGATGTAGTGAGTGTGTACTACAGGACCACCTCTGTGCCCAATAAGTAGAGGATATGTGTTGTAACAGTCACCAGGTCCAGTGTTGGTTCTTTAGTTCAAGCTTTGGTAGCTTATGCTTTTAGCTCTTGAAGTTCCCAGTTCAGCCCCTGGGGTGTCAGCCAAGAAGGCAGCCATCTCACACCCAGCTTGTGGGGCAAACAGAGGAATGCAAGGAGCCTCTGGTATGTGCAATGAGCTTGGACAACAGCAGCAATGAAGTGCGCCATCCTCTAGTGATTAGTTTCCCCTGCCTGGAAGGGgaaatgctttttgtttgtttgttgccaCAGTCTCGCCTGAGGGGGTCTGTGACACCACAACAAAACTGGGCAATACATTCCTGGAGAGAGGATGAATGCCTCATCTTTGCTTTGGATTTTGTCACAgactggagggagagaaaactaATGAAAAGTAGAACACATGGGAAGGGGAATTTCTTTCTTTTGAAATCTGAATCTTGCCACATAGCGGAACTGAGGTTATACCTTTCCAAAGACAAACTCTCATAATGACAGATGCTGGtttgttttaattataattttgaaactaaataaattaaattataatTTAATTATAATCTTGAAACGTGAATCTCATCTGATGGTTATTTTGAATAAAGAGTGAAGGAACCTCCTAGTGTATATAAAGCTCTTCAAAACAACCACCTTCTAGGAGAAGAGAAACTGAAGACAGGTGAGTGAAATACCAAGATCATTCAGAGTGGGACCTAGTCTCAATTCTGCTCATTAGTAAAATCCTATGGGTGGTAATGGAAGAGCAATTCCTTattcattgaattcagtgaaagCTCTGCTTGAGAAAACACTCAAAAATTTGCCCTTTAGTGGTTGTTACTGTGTCTCTGCTGTACAGTGACTTCAAGATAAGAGGCATCTGCTTATTATTCAGATTACTTTTTAGAAAACTAGAGTCATAGAGCAGCTACAAGGGGGCTTGGGGTTATAATCCCCTGTGCCCTGCTCAAAGAAATAATGAATTTAGTAAACATCTGCACAGAGTGTGTAGGGTACCTTGGCATAGAATAAAAGTACATATATAGCAGCAGTAGGTCATACTAAACACTATTAATAATATGAAGTCCAGATCAAATATTACCAGGATTTGTATTTGGAAATAAGCTATTAAGATGTTCCATGAAAGACAATATATGAATGTCAACAAAACTGCATTATTGCAGCTTGATTCAGAATTTATTCTCTTGGCTGTCTTCTACAGTGTATCTCAGCGTTTGCACATTCAGTAAAGAATGATACCccatcatttaaaaaatggtttttgtactgtagcccatagggctagcttgcctttattatattcactgccttGCTTTTATTATATTCTGCTTTCATTATATTCAACTGTAAcacaagaaacctacaggcctggATCCTGTAAGATATTTAGCTGAAGCGAGTTAGCATAAGTACAGTTAAGTGTAACAGGCTGCAACCTTTGGCGTAGATAAACGGCCTAACAGTTACCTTTAGATTTTGGAAACTAAGGAGAGCTTGCTCAACGGTAGGAGTTAGAATTTACCAGTAAATGCTACCACAAGGAACATAGAAATAATAACCACAAATCCACTTAAGAAAGGGGTGACGGGTAGGATGGCAGTTACATGGatcaatatgacaggtttcagaggaacagccgtgttagtctgtattcgcaaaaagaaaaggagtacttgtggcaccttagagactaaccaatttatttgagcatgagctttcgtgagccatgagctgtggctcacgaaagctcatgctcaaataaattggttagtctctaaggtgccacaagtactccttttctttttatggatcaATATGTTAACCTACAGAATAAGTGCACCTCAGTATTATGTGGGTGAAAAGGCTAAATTTGGGCATGGAGGACTGAGCATGAACAGATGATGCTCAGGCCCTATAACAGGGCAGCCACCATGTGGTCGAGAGTTCTTTCTGGGCTTCTTCCATCACTGTCTTCTTTCTACCACTTGACCCTTCAGCTCATTGAGGAACTTGGTCCATCAGACACTGTGGCATGCTAGAGACAGAGCTGGTCttttgtctcttaccaccaggtcCTTAATGAAGGGTGTGAGTATGCACTTCTAAGGGCTTATGTAAAGAATGATACCACAGATAGCCCCAATACTCCATTATCTCTGTCATTTCACGTGGTTGAGATCTTTTCTGGCTTTGTTCCTTATTCTAATAAAGGTATCAAAGCCTTTACTTGGTTCTCAGTGTGAGTGTCCCTGTCATCCACCCCAAGGCTCCCCGCAAGATATCAAACTCCATAGTTCTGTAGCCTGATTCTGGGGAAAAGAACCTTACCACAGTCAGATCAATTGGCCATCATTACAATCATTATTAACCTCTAAAAGGGTCAGACAACAGTACTTCTTCATAGCAGCATTGTACATTTAGATACTTTCATTTCTTTGCAGATTTATTTTCCGACTCTCTTGGGTGCTTGAGAAGAACTGTCCCCATGCTACTAACGCTGATGATTCTGGGTCTTGCTGCCCTCATTGGTGAGTCTGGGGTCTATTTCTATTTCACTAAGCTCACTTCCAAGCAAGAATGTAAAAAGATATTtgtggggatggggtgtgtgaTAGGTTTTACCTTTTTGGCTTTCCCTGGGGATGAGGGGAGCACCTCTCTCATCCTGGACATCCTTCTCTGGACAGCAGCTTGACTGTAGCCTTGGCTGCAGACTTGGGGAACAGCCCTCTGGCTATACCTCTTTGGGACTCTGCCCCCTTCTGGCACGTGGGGTTAAAGTAGTccaaaagaaaaaggcaaaatacctcCATGGCCAACCAAAGGACCAGTTCCCCACAATCTCATGTAGGGTAAAGGCCAATAAACCTAGGGAGGAAGGATTGGGCTTCTTATCCCTTGTGTGGCTAAACAACTGAGGATGAGTCCCAGGATTCCAAAAATAAAAGCTGGTCCTGCCTTTCCTCAGGAGACTCAGGCAACTGCTCCATGTGAAAGAACAAGTTTGGTTCAAGAGCAAATGGAATATAAATAAACTATTTCAGACTAATTTGGCTCTTAGAATCAGGGATGACTCTTGCAAGAAGTGGCGATAGGGTGGTCTCAGTGAGAGGCACTCATATAGAGGGCATGGTGTTGCCTCTTTTAGAGCCAAATTAAAAGATAGATCAGTTTTCACAGGACCTTTCCTTCACAGAGGTAGTGACTTCTGGCTAGCAATTCCTCCTGTCCAAGAGAAATAACTCcctctttcctgcccccccaagcTATGAAACGGAACCCATCTGAGAGTGGACCGGAGTCTGGTTCATGACTTTGAATTCTTTTAGCTTTACTTATGTTCACAAAAGGTTCGTAATGTAAAATCTCTCCATTTAATTGGTCAGATACTTCTGAGAGTCAGACTGGTTGCTTTGGTGACATAAACAAGGTTGATACCTCTGGGGCTTCCTGTAGAACTGCAAGAGCAGAAGGCTTACACTACTGTGGTGAGTATAATtctgctgttttgttgctgtATTTCAGCACGCAGAGTCATCACAATGATCCATAgtactttacatttttaaagtactttacaaGTATTAATTGATTAAACCTCATAACATTCCTATTGGCTAAGTActatttcacagatgaggaaactaagaCAGACAGGAGGGACTTAATAAAattttggtgtaactccactggcttcaatgcaGTTACACTACAAATGATTTTGGCCCAGAAAGATGACAGCCAATTTTTTCACAAGtggcttctgttttgttttgtatgaTGCTCAAGTTCAAACACTGAGGgtctgatttccagaagtgctcACAGAAGCACCTCTAATTAAAGTTACCAGGATCTGTGAGTACTCTGtgagcaaaagtggatgggaatctgggaggcagtgaccatgagttggttgagttcaggatcctgacgcagggaagaaaggtaagcagcaggatacggaccctggacttcaggaaagcagacttcgacaccctcagggaacggatggccaggatcccctggggaactaacttgaaggggaaaggagtccaggagagctggctgtatttcaaggaatccctgttgaggttacagggactaaccatcccaatgagtcgaaagaatagtaaatatggcaggcgaccagcttggcttaatggtgaaatcctagcggatcttaaacataaaaaagaagcttacaagaagtgtaaggttggacatatgaccagggaagagtataaaaatattgctcgggcatgtaggaatgatatcaggagggccaaatcgcacctggagctgcagctagcaagagatgtcaagagtaacaagaagggtttcttcaggtatgttggcaacaagaagaaagccaaggaaagtgtgggccccttactgaatgagggaggcaacctagtgacagaggatgtggaaaaagctaatgtactcaatgctttttttgcctctgtcttcactaacaaggtcagctcccagactgctgcactgggcatcacaaaatggggaagagatggacagccctctgtggagatagaggtggttagggactatttagaaaagctggacgtgcacaagtccatggggctggatgagttgcatccgagagtgctgaaggaattggcggctgtgattgcagagccattggccattatctttgaaaactcgtggcaaaccggggaagtcccggatgactggaaaaaggctaatgtagtgccaatctttaaaaaagggaagaaggaggatcctgggaactacaggccagtcagcctcacctcagtccctggaaaaatcatggagcaggtcctcaaagaatcaatcctgatgcacttgcatgagaggaaagtgatcaggaacagccagcatggattcaccaagggaaggtcatgcctgactaatctaatcgccttttatgatgagattactgttctgtggatgaagggaaagcagtggatgtattgtttcttgactttagcaaagcttttgacacggtctcccacagtattcttgtcagcaagttaaggaagtatgggctggatgaatgcactatgaggtggatagaaagctggctagattgtcgggctcaacgggtcgtgatcaatggctccatgtctagttggcagccggtatcaagtggagtgccccaagggtcggtcctggggccggttttgttcaatatcttcataaatgatctggaggatggtgtggattgcactctcagcaaatttgcggatgatactaaactgggaggagtggtagatatgctggaggggagggataggatacagaaggacctagacaaattggaggattgggccaaaagaaatctgatgaggttcaataaggataagtgcagggtcctgcacttaggatggaagaatccaatgcaccgctacagactagggaccgaatgactaggcagcagttctgtggaaaaggacctaggggtgacagtggacgagaagctggatatgagtcagcagtgtgcccttgttgccaagaaggccaatggcattttgggatgtataagtaggggcatagcgagcagatcgagggacgtgatcgttcccctctattcaacattggtgaggcctcatctggagtactgtgtccagttttgggccccacactacaagaaggatgtggataaattggagagagtccagcgaagagcaacaaaaatgattaggggtctagaacacatgacttatgaggagaggctgagggagctgggattgtttaccctgcagaagagaagaatgaggggggatttgatagctgctttcaactacctgaaagggggttccaaagaggatggctctagactgttctcaatggtagcagatgacagaacgaggagtaatggtctcaagttgcagtgggggaggtttagattggatattaggaaaaactttttcactaagagggtggtgaaacactggaatgcgttacctagggaggtggtagaatctccttccttagaggtttttaaggtcaggcttgacaaagccctggctgggatgatttaactgggaattggtcctgcttcgagcagggggttggactagatgaccttcaggggtcccttccaaccctgatattctataattctatgattctactccgAATCCTCAGAAATTAGGCCCCAGGTGTCTCTATTTGGAACACCCAAAATGAACAGTCACTTATTAAAATTTGGCCCAACTGAATCTCCCAACGGTgctcagcaagtcagtggcaaagctgggattaGTATTTAGGAATTCCTGACTCCCAGACTCTTGTTTAGTACTCGCTATTTTATGCCAGCTATAGGCACATCAGATCAACAGTTAATCTGGTATTGCTGGTAAAAACTGAAGGAGCTTCTTATTCTTTTACTCTACAAACAAAATTGCACTTAATGCCTCCCATGTTGAGTAGAACTGAGATTTCCTCCTAGCATGAAATGGTGCTGAGACTAAAAGAAACTGAGAGGAAAGTGCAACAATTGGGAACTATCTCAAATGACAGCTTCCCATTCCCATAAATCTTCTGCATCTGTTCCTAAGAATCCCACCATTTTGAATCTGCCTCTCAACTTCAAATACTACAGTTCTGTCCTTCTGGCCATAGAGGGGTAGATGTGACTCCTCTTAGCTTCTGTCAACATCACTTCTGCATCATCCAGAGAGTGACAGGTTGCAGCTGATTTCTCTTCAGAATCTGAGCACTCTCCCCCTCCGTCTCCTCAGCAAGCCCATTCACCTTCATCCTGGGGCTAAGAACTAAACCCAGATTTTACACATTATTTcaatgcacaattttttttttgccttgacaCATTGTTAAAATTCATAATGTAAAATTCACAATGCACATGACTTGCACAAGGACTATCAGATGGCAGAACGGAGCTCTGTGCTTAGGAAATCTCTTGTTGATATTACAATTATTAAGAAAACATATTTACTTTTCCACTTACTACAGAAGTTCGTGCTTCAGCAAAGATTGCAAAGAGAGACTTACGTTCTATGAAAAAATATAAAACCATCATTAAGAGCGCTGGCAGAAAAAGATGTGTGGATCCAGCTGTGATCGCTGGTATCATCTCTCGAGAGTCGCATGCTGGAAAGGCCCTAAAGCGTGGCTGGGGTGATCGTGGAAATGGATTTGGTTTGATGCAGGTCAGTAATTATCAATAAACTAAGGATAATTGTGTATACAAGGGTTTGGCAGGGAGCCAACTGCATTTCTCTGTAGTGCAGCTCTGTCTGAGCTTGATACTTGGCACACTGCTAGAAAATGAACTATTGCTGGGGCAGCAGCGCATTGCACTGGCATAGGTCAGATCTGGCAGTATAGAGGCTGCTTCTTATGCTGCAGTTTGAACCTCAATTAACTCCATTGGTTTAATGGCTGTCCCTAAAGAGGCTGACCTGTTTACCCTTCCACCTAGAAATTCCATgtcttgtttttaatatttatttatttaggaagtattaacaggtttacaaatcccTGCTGtataaatatcagaaacaaaacaacagTTGTTAAAGTCGcaagcttttgtttaaagagacattatacaGCAGTACAGTCATCAGATCTTTCTATTTATTACGATATTACCTCTTTACAACACCTAAGATGTCATTTTTAGTGATTTTTATTAAGATGAATGGAATCTCTGATTGCATGTATTGAACAGACCAGGAATGCCTATCCAATTGTAATATTCAAAAAAAATTGGACAGCTGTGCTGTTTTTGTTGCAGGTGAATGTACTCTGAGTGTTGAATAAATGGTAACTAAACATTTAAATATCTATTTGTCCTCAGTTTCTTTGGCTGGGTACATAATAGATGTATTATATTTGCATAACGACCTCCCGTAGTTTTTGAACCATTCCTTGAGAGCTGCACTGTTCTTTTTCTCCACTAAGaggtatcaggtttcagagtagcagccgtgttagtctgtattcgcaaaaagaaaaggaggacttgtggcaccttagaaactaaccaatttatttgcgcataagctttcgtgagctacatccgatgaagtgagctgtagctcacgaaagcttatgctcaaataaatttgttagtctctaaggtgccacaagtcctccttttctttttaagaggtaTCAGTAACCCAGGATCTAACAGCAGATgagagattaatttttaatttccatttgtgTGACTAGTTCTACTAGGAAGGCCCAGAAGGGTCCCCAAAGGCTCACTTGGTAATAAATATCGAACAAGGTGTGATATTTGGTTACAAATTGTATCTCAATACTATCTAATGATCATATGTGTATAAAATCTCCTCTTTCACCACAGTTTCTCCAATGCTTATCCCCTATGTATAAAAATCTCCTCTTTCACTACTATTTCTCCAACACTTCTCTGTCTCTCAGTCTCTCTAACCCCATTCTTCTGGGGTTATTTGTCTATACAGATCCTTTTCCCACTGTGTCATATACAGATGGGGTTTTTTGTTAGGAAAGTTGGGTACGAAGATTGATATTGATTAGTTATAACTTTTTATTTCATAATTGACCAGTTGCCAGTTCTTCTATTAGAGTTATCTTGATGTATAAAACAGCTTTCTTAGAAAGTTGAAAACATAGTGCCTAACTTGAATGTACTAGTACCATGGGAAAATGCGCCTGTTAATGCTAGTTTTCATCTCTAAATAGGTTAGTAAAAGTTTCTTTACTGAATAGCTGCCCAACCATATATATCCCATGGCTCTGCCAATCTTTAAAGCTCATTGGTTTGTGATTTGGATTACGATCTGGATTATTCGCAAGGGGTGTTTTGGTGAGGGAAAATAATTTACCTTTTTTCTAGTTCCATCCCAAAGGCATAGAGTAGTCTTTGCTCAAGCATATGTATATTTCTGgagggtgtggggtttttttttttgttaatctaTGGTGACCTAGCGATGTTTACACTGCCACAATTTTCTTGCCCAATAAAGACTCAGTGTTTGGCAGGGTTAGAGCACCCTCCCATCCACTACTGTTCTGAGTTGTCTGGAACAGCTAGTCCACCCTGTTCAGTGGGTCTCTACAAGTATCTGCCCTTATTCTTGATCTTTTCTTATTCCATATAAAGTGCAACAACATCCTCTGTATTCCTGCTAGGGTTTTAGCTGGGATGATCtcagaaagattttaaaacacGAAAGATATCCTtagcaaaatgttcattttgagtGTGACTGTTCTTCCCAACCAAGAAATTGCATACTTCCCACAGCATTTCacatcttttttcatttgcagaagtGGTGGCTTGACATTTACATCATAGAGCTCTTATGGGTTGTTTGACATTTGAATTCCCAGGTATCTTACAGAATTTATTGCCCATTTGTACCCAAATGTTTTCTGAAGAAATAACTTATCAGAGTCTGGCAAATTTACAGCTAGTAAATTTCAGATTTGGCATAATTTACTGTAAATCCAGATGTTTTCCCAAAGTCATAGATTTCTTTAGAAACTAAGTTTAGGGAAATCTTTAGTTTAGATAAAAATAACATTACATCAACTACATACAGCACTTGTTTCTGGTGGGTTCCTGCAAGTTTTATCCTTGTGATAGATTCATTAATCCTTTTCCTTTGTGCAAAATGCTCCATGGCCcgtgcaaaaagtaaaggagataATAGACCTGGGAACCAATGTCCACACAGGATAGGACTTGCAACATTCTATTCTGTCGAAAGCTTTCTCTGTTCCAAGTGATCTTTTGCTGATCTGGCATTATGGATGACTCCAAGGACTCTCCAAATATTGCCTGACATTTGTCTGGTGTTAACGAATCCACTTTTGATCTGGATTTATATAAGATGAGAGCACGGACTGCAATAGGCTAGCTAGTGTTTTTGCTAAAATAGTTATGCCATTATTCGGTAGTGATGAAGGCCTATAAGAGCTTCATACAGTCAGGTTTTTTTCCAACTTTAGAGAGAACAGCAGCAGTAGCTTCTTTCATAGGTTGTGTAAGTTCTTTCCCTAACAgaataacagggaaggtttctcTCAAAGGACCCACTAATACTGTCTTAAATTCCTTATAAAACTCAGCTGGAAAGCCATCAGCTCCTGGAGTTTAACTGCTTTTCATATTTTCTATTGCCTCTAAAATTTCTTCTTCTGTTATTTCTTTACCAGAAGTTTCTTTGTCAGtttacagagtaacagctgtgttagtctgtaactgatgaagtgagctgtagctcacaaaagctcatgctcaaacaaattggttagtctctaaggtgccacaagtactccttttctttttgtcagtttAGTTTCCCTTTGGCAAGCCTGCTACTCCCAGATATTTCTGAGTAACTTCAGAGCTTGGGGtatctgaggcagagaggttttTAGAATAAGAAGCAAAAGTAGCACATATTTCATTAAAGTGTGTAAGACTCTTCTGCTGATTATATTTAATGGAGGAATAATTTGTTGCTCTTGAATCCTTTAAAGCCAGGGGTTTTCGAACATTGTCACAGGAGACTCcctaagcaaagaaaaaaaaatggtgtgcCTTCCCACAGTTTACTAAGACTGTAGAAGGAACGGAAAAAGCCTCTGCTTTGCACAAATACAAGTAATGGACTAAAAGGACTTTAAGCAACAGagttataataagaaaaggagtacttgtggcaccttagagactaaccaatttatttgagcatgagctttcgtgagctacagctcacttcattggatgcataccgtggaaactgcagcagactttatatatacacagagaatatgaaacaatacctcctcccaccccactgtcctgctggtaatagcttatctaaagtgatcatcaggtgggccatttccagcacaaatccaggttttctcaccctccacccccccacacacaaattcactctcctgctggtgatagcccatccaaagtgacaactctttacacaatgtgcatgataatcaagtcgggctatttcctgcacaaatccaggttttctcacatcccccccacccccatacacacacaaactcactctcctgctggtaatagctcatccaaactgaccactctccaagtttaataGAGTTATAATAGGAGACTGAGTGTCAAAAGTACTGCTTTTATTTCAGAAATTGCCTTTTGTGTTAGCTCCCAGTTCTGTTCAAAAGGGGAACAAATCCCAGCAGCTAAAGGAAAACTGCACAAACTTTTTAGGAAATCATAACTTCAAACACGTATAGACTGTGTCAGTTCCCACCAGTCCTTCCAGGTCAGTGAGAGGAGAGAGCTTGTCTGACTGTACAAAGTAGTGGTTGCAGTACAGAAAGGTAGACACGGTTTCCTGCCCAGCTACCTCTCCAGCAGGCTGTTCCCATCTGCCTGAGACTCTGCCCCCACCTAAGCCCTGCAGCTGACTGGAGAGGAGGGGCGCACATTCTTTTGagtcataaattccaaggccagaaggggatcACGAGCATGTGGTCTGACCACACTTACCTCACGTTTGTGTCTCCCTTCCCACCTTGCAGGAAAATGAAAGGAACAAGCAGCTGTTGccactgagctaccccctgccctgccctgccctgccctgccctgccgctCCTCCACACAGGCTGCACCATTCCTGTTCTGGGTTTGCAAGAGGAGTAGCCTCTCACTGCAGGAGCCAGCAAGCCTtgcagcagcagcctctgctggAGACAGCAGTCCAATTCTAGTAGCTGAGGCTATCAACCGTGGTATTTAATGGCAGATGCAGCATcagcatgtgtcaaggttcctcccccactctgaactctagggtacagatgtggggacctgcatgaaaaacctcctaagcttatctttaccagcttaggtcagaacttccccaaggtacaaaatattacacccgttatccttggaatggccgctaccaccaccaaactaatactg
The nucleotide sequence above comes from Caretta caretta isolate rCarCar2 chromosome 1, rCarCar1.hap1, whole genome shotgun sequence. Encoded proteins:
- the LOC125640036 gene encoding lysozyme g-like produces the protein MLLTLMILGLAALIDTSESQTGCFGDINKVDTSGASCRTARAEGLHYCEVRASAKIAKRDLRSMKKYKTIIKSAGRKRCVDPAVIAGIISRESHAGKALKRGWGDRGNGFGLMQVDKRYHRLVGKWNSKTHVLQGTDILVGMIKGIQKKFPRWTKEQQLKGGISAYNAGIRNVQTYSKMDIGTTGNDYANDVVARAKFYKRNGY